The proteins below are encoded in one region of Amycolatopsis magusensis:
- a CDS encoding acyl-CoA dehydrogenase family protein, giving the protein MTATVLDDRLLELRAQARHWAEDFRAFGTELDRDPDAVTRCTELPGVRCLAEMIIPAEYGGRGVAAGGHRFFGMSALERAVVLEEFACGDAGVLLAAPGASMSGVLVDMLGDEQQKEWFYGSLLESPKWTFFAVTEPARGSDANALETALEPVEGGDFVLSGRKKYVGNAARARLGVVFARTRPGPLGVTAVLVDTTTPGFRAEPLDMIGLRGARICAIDLDSVAIPAGRVLGRHLSPTRRGMWACARTFNRLRPGVAAIALGIARAAYEYVLTHRRSLGHAERDRLDRLGRRIDGARHLVHLSAVEVDADAGNGFLASAAKADAARLAEDATLLAAGFFGPRARWEHPALDKLTRDARGVEFMEGTGNIQKLNVFHGVLTGKLGRDDPFPAFGRVLSTGGSSCG; this is encoded by the coding sequence ATGACCGCCACCGTGCTCGACGACCGGCTCCTGGAACTGCGTGCGCAGGCCCGGCACTGGGCTGAGGACTTCCGCGCTTTCGGCACCGAACTGGACCGCGATCCCGACGCGGTGACCCGGTGCACGGAGTTGCCCGGCGTCCGGTGCCTGGCCGAGATGATCATCCCTGCCGAGTACGGCGGCCGGGGCGTGGCGGCCGGTGGCCACCGGTTCTTCGGCATGTCCGCGCTGGAACGCGCGGTGGTGCTGGAGGAGTTCGCCTGCGGGGACGCCGGAGTGCTGCTCGCCGCGCCCGGCGCGTCCATGTCCGGCGTGCTGGTCGACATGCTCGGCGACGAACAGCAGAAGGAATGGTTCTACGGCTCACTGCTGGAGAGTCCGAAGTGGACGTTCTTCGCGGTGACCGAACCGGCACGCGGATCTGATGCGAACGCCCTCGAAACCGCGCTGGAACCGGTGGAGGGCGGCGATTTCGTATTGTCCGGCCGGAAGAAGTACGTCGGCAACGCCGCCCGCGCGCGGCTCGGCGTGGTCTTCGCCCGTACGCGCCCGGGCCCGCTGGGGGTGACCGCGGTGCTGGTCGACACCACCACGCCCGGCTTCCGCGCCGAACCACTGGACATGATCGGCCTGCGAGGCGCGCGGATCTGCGCGATCGACCTGGATTCCGTCGCGATCCCCGCCGGGCGCGTGCTCGGCCGTCACCTTTCGCCCACCCGGCGCGGGATGTGGGCCTGCGCGCGGACGTTCAACCGGCTGCGGCCCGGGGTCGCCGCGATCGCGCTGGGCATCGCCCGCGCCGCCTATGAGTACGTGCTGACCCACCGGCGTTCACTCGGCCACGCCGAACGCGACCGGCTGGACCGGCTCGGCCGCCGGATCGACGGTGCCCGGCACCTGGTGCACCTGTCGGCCGTCGAGGTCGACGCCGACGCGGGCAACGGCTTCCTCGCCTCCGCCGCCAAGGCGGACGCCGCCCGGCTCGCCGAGGACGCCACCCTGCTGGCCGCCGGGTTCTTCGGCCCGCGTGCCCGCTGGGAACACCCGGCGCTGGACAAGCTCACCCGGGACGCCAGGGGCGTGGAGTTCATGGAAGGCACCGGGAACATCCAGAAGCTCAACGTTTTCCACGGCGTGCTGACCGGGAAGCTCGGCCGGGACGATCCGTTTCCCGCCTTCGGGCGCGTGCTTTCGACTGGAGGATCTTCGTGCGGGTGA
- a CDS encoding acyl-CoA/acyl-ACP dehydrogenase: protein MTAIAGADTGLWRRCHGTARERGLAPALAALFSALPPGISVLGPGGCAVLPAGTDTGGVVVREANPPGGPVVLVRGEPGPGEPVLAVGALWLRLGLSQYLLDRCLEHLGERRTGDTTLLRQQLVQGAIAEVVTLHLQVRAELAVAGDSPDEGLLHAKLTEADRGLLRLLGAAGFLAGGPGEVADLSELLAGAFTGETA from the coding sequence ATGACGGCGATCGCGGGGGCGGACACCGGGCTGTGGCGCCGGTGTCACGGCACGGCCAGGGAACGCGGGCTCGCCCCCGCACTCGCCGCCCTGTTTTCGGCGCTGCCGCCCGGTATTTCCGTACTCGGGCCCGGTGGTTGCGCCGTGCTGCCCGCCGGGACGGACACCGGCGGTGTGGTGGTGCGGGAAGCGAACCCGCCCGGCGGCCCGGTGGTGCTGGTCCGGGGCGAACCCGGCCCCGGTGAGCCGGTGCTGGCGGTGGGCGCGCTCTGGCTGCGGCTCGGGCTTTCCCAGTACCTGCTGGACCGCTGCCTCGAGCACCTGGGGGAGCGGCGGACCGGCGACACCACCTTGCTGCGGCAGCAACTGGTCCAGGGCGCGATCGCCGAAGTGGTGACGCTGCACCTGCAGGTGCGCGCCGAACTGGCCGTCGCCGGGGATTCCCCCGACGAAGGATTGCTGCACGCCAAGCTCACCGAAGCCGACCGCGGCCTGTTGCGCCTGCTGGGTGCCGCGGGCTTCCTCGCGGGCGGGCCTGGCGAGGTCGCCGACCTCTCCGAACTGCTCGCCGGTGCCTTCACGGGAGAGACCGCATGA
- a CDS encoding acyl carrier protein — protein MTETVESVREQVVAGVITALGVVLEEEIPDLAEDTRLADVGLDSTGVLELLMQLEETLGVEFDTDNLEMSHFESVRSLAGFVSAEMAG, from the coding sequence ATGACGGAAACCGTCGAGAGCGTGCGCGAACAGGTGGTGGCCGGGGTGATCACCGCGCTGGGCGTGGTGCTCGAGGAGGAGATCCCCGACCTGGCCGAGGACACCCGGCTGGCCGACGTCGGCCTGGACTCCACCGGGGTGCTGGAACTGCTGATGCAGCTGGAGGAAACCCTCGGGGTGGAGTTCGACACCGACAACCTCGAGATGAGCCACTTCGAGTCGGTCCGGTCACTGGCGGGCTTCGTCAGTGCGGAAATGGCCGGCTGA
- a CDS encoding phytoene desaturase family protein, which produces MSTATGGTAGDWDAIVVGSGIGGLVCAGYLVAAGRRVLVLEQHDVAGGNSHVFRRRRAYEFDVGVHYLGDCGPGGLLPSILGGLGLGERVRFHPMDPDGFDRIVLPSVTVDVPVGWPRYLDRLRQALPAEAEGLTRYIEICEAVARTCRTNATSAPGGKLPAVMLRWSRRTLTQLFDHCGLSARARTVLAAQSGNYGSAPASTLVVAHTMMIDDYLRGAYYPEGGGQTVAAALVELLESHGGTLLTKTRVGRVLVEHGRVAGVELTDGTEFRAPVVVSNADYRRTVLELCGGNENLPDAVVDRARDARMRLPTAVCYVALDRELPEQPNSNIWYWPNEDVEGAYARVEAGDLDELPFAFLSFASIKDPVPGSCCPPGHTNFQIMTACPPGYRHWGLDEGPARGARYRRDEAYLAAKNRLTDQMLDLAEAAIGPFREHLVHLETSTPVTQERYTLSTGGSAYGLQSWGRTGQRPDVRTGIEGLFLTGQNIHHGGGIVGVATSGAACASAILDRAVLPEVCRGAIYGNPELLPDRGADWDPLRVSRGAKRRDARGLAKLDHVAPAGS; this is translated from the coding sequence GTGAGCACAGCAACGGGCGGGACCGCAGGCGACTGGGACGCCATCGTGGTGGGATCGGGCATCGGCGGCCTGGTCTGCGCCGGGTACCTGGTCGCCGCCGGGCGCCGCGTGCTGGTGCTGGAACAACACGACGTGGCCGGTGGCAACAGCCACGTGTTCCGCCGCCGCCGGGCCTACGAGTTCGACGTGGGCGTGCACTACCTCGGCGACTGCGGCCCCGGCGGCCTGCTGCCCTCGATCCTCGGCGGGCTGGGCCTTGGCGAGCGCGTCCGGTTCCACCCGATGGACCCGGACGGCTTCGACCGGATCGTGCTGCCGAGCGTCACCGTGGACGTCCCGGTCGGCTGGCCGCGGTACCTCGACCGCCTGCGGCAGGCGCTGCCCGCCGAGGCCGAGGGGCTCACCCGGTACATCGAAATCTGCGAGGCGGTCGCGCGGACCTGCCGCACCAACGCGACTTCGGCGCCGGGCGGCAAGCTGCCCGCGGTGATGCTGCGCTGGAGCAGGCGCACGCTGACCCAGCTGTTCGACCACTGTGGACTGTCGGCGCGGGCGCGGACCGTGCTCGCCGCCCAGTCCGGCAACTACGGCTCGGCACCGGCGAGCACCCTGGTCGTCGCGCACACCATGATGATCGACGACTACCTGCGCGGCGCCTACTACCCCGAGGGCGGTGGCCAGACGGTGGCCGCCGCACTGGTGGAGTTGCTCGAATCCCACGGCGGGACGCTGCTCACGAAGACCAGGGTCGGCCGGGTGCTCGTGGAGCACGGGCGCGTGGCCGGGGTGGAGCTGACCGACGGCACCGAGTTCCGCGCGCCGGTCGTGGTGTCCAATGCGGACTACCGGCGGACCGTACTGGAACTGTGCGGTGGCAACGAGAACCTGCCGGACGCGGTGGTGGACCGGGCCAGGGACGCGCGCATGCGCCTGCCCACCGCGGTCTGCTACGTCGCGCTCGACCGCGAACTGCCCGAGCAGCCGAACTCGAACATCTGGTACTGGCCGAACGAGGACGTCGAAGGCGCCTACGCCCGCGTCGAAGCGGGCGACCTGGACGAGCTGCCGTTCGCCTTCCTTTCCTTCGCCTCCATCAAGGACCCGGTGCCCGGCTCGTGCTGCCCGCCGGGCCACACCAACTTCCAGATCATGACCGCCTGCCCGCCCGGCTACCGGCACTGGGGCCTGGACGAGGGTCCGGCACGGGGTGCCCGCTACCGCCGTGACGAGGCCTACCTCGCGGCCAAGAATCGTCTCACCGACCAGATGCTGGACCTCGCCGAGGCGGCCATCGGCCCGTTCCGCGAGCACCTGGTGCACCTGGAGACCTCGACGCCGGTGACCCAGGAGCGCTACACCCTGTCCACCGGCGGCAGCGCCTACGGGCTGCAGAGCTGGGGCCGGACCGGGCAGCGCCCGGACGTGCGCACCGGGATCGAGGGGTTGTTCCTCACCGGCCAGAACATCCACCACGGCGGCGGCATCGTCGGGGTCGCCACCAGTGGCGCCGCCTGCGCGTCGGCGATCCTGGACCGCGCGGTGCTGCCGGAGGTCTGCCGGGGCGCGATCTACGGGAACCCGGAACTGCTGCCCGACCGCGGCGCCGACTGGGATCCGCTCCGGGTTTCCCGTGGCGCGAAGCGCCGGGACGCCCGTGGCCTGGCGAAGCTGGACCACGTGGCACCCGCGGGTTCCTGA
- a CDS encoding ABC transporter permease: MFGLALSTLRFRKGGFVATFVALFLGTAVVMACGGLMETGISTVIPPQRLAAAPIVVAGDQTYHLPPVYAGTEDEYHETAVLAERVRLDAGLAAAIERVPGVAKVVADVSFPASVPGDDGAPAVPGTQRGHDWSSAELAPYGLRDGRAPEREGEVVLDETIAARTGHQAGGSLPIAVPGGVRSFEVVGIASTGNPLAVESMFFATADAQRFAVAPGQVDAFGVLPAPGTDLTALRGLVDAQLQGRGAVTLVGDDRGLAEFAQAASDGELLIILAAVFGGLAIQVAMFVVASTLGLSVQQRRREMALLRAVGTTPGQLSRMITGEAMVIGVLATGLACIPGAFLGSWLFDRLTGFGVFQPVLKFHQSWLSAAGAIVVGLGSAWGAAFVAARFAAKARPVEAMRETAGPARWLTAFRLWCGVSSLVCGLVLAYLTITVMDGPLAASTAGPAVTLVATAVALFSPGLTKALVAVLHLPVRAVSGLSGYLATLNARARWLPMSGAVTPIMLATGLAVFMLYFQTTQTEAARQEYDQALVADAVVTSATGEISDELVGQVGGTPGVGTASAFVTSKGYNESPSDSSQDEDGVELHGVTAAAAAQTRQGDVVSGRLDALVGNTIALPADRAERLGSGVGDVITMRLGDGASVPLEIVAILRAQADFSTALMPASTLAPHTTAGVVTQLLVTAAPGTGTDQLSAALTAFAADKPGLTVADRSSLTEAYLAEEQANAWVNYLIVGLLLVYAAISVVNTLVMATAHRRREFGLQRLTGATRGQVLRMITVEALMVAAIGGLLGSLVAASMLVPFSAAVSDSWLPAGPLWIYPAVLGLAVLLTVVATLVPAWLTLRSQASAAVLAAE; encoded by the coding sequence ATGTTCGGGCTCGCGCTGAGCACGCTGCGCTTCCGCAAGGGCGGCTTCGTGGCCACCTTCGTCGCGTTGTTCCTCGGCACCGCCGTGGTGATGGCCTGCGGCGGGCTGATGGAGACCGGCATCAGCACGGTCATCCCGCCGCAGCGGCTCGCCGCGGCGCCGATCGTGGTGGCCGGGGACCAGACCTACCACCTGCCCCCGGTCTACGCCGGCACCGAGGACGAGTACCACGAGACGGCGGTGCTGGCCGAACGGGTGCGGCTGGACGCCGGGCTCGCGGCGGCGATCGAACGCGTCCCAGGGGTCGCGAAGGTCGTCGCCGACGTGTCCTTCCCCGCCTCGGTCCCCGGAGATGACGGCGCCCCCGCCGTCCCGGGGACCCAGCGCGGGCACGACTGGAGCTCGGCCGAACTCGCGCCCTACGGGCTGCGGGACGGCCGGGCGCCGGAACGGGAGGGTGAGGTCGTGCTCGACGAGACCATCGCCGCCCGGACCGGCCACCAGGCGGGCGGTTCGCTGCCCATCGCGGTGCCCGGTGGCGTGCGGTCCTTCGAGGTCGTCGGCATCGCTTCGACCGGAAACCCCCTCGCGGTCGAGTCGATGTTCTTCGCCACCGCCGACGCCCAGCGCTTCGCTGTGGCGCCCGGCCAGGTGGACGCCTTCGGAGTGCTGCCCGCCCCGGGCACCGACCTCACCGCCCTGCGCGGGCTGGTCGACGCCCAGCTCCAGGGCCGGGGCGCGGTCACGCTGGTCGGCGACGACCGCGGCCTCGCCGAGTTCGCGCAGGCCGCTTCCGACGGTGAGCTGCTGATCATCCTGGCCGCGGTGTTCGGCGGGCTGGCGATCCAGGTCGCCATGTTCGTCGTCGCCAGCACGCTGGGCCTGTCCGTGCAGCAGCGCCGCCGTGAGATGGCCCTGCTCCGGGCGGTCGGCACCACGCCGGGACAGCTCAGCCGGATGATCACCGGCGAAGCCATGGTGATCGGCGTGCTGGCCACCGGGCTCGCCTGCATCCCCGGCGCGTTCCTCGGCAGCTGGCTGTTCGACCGGCTCACCGGGTTCGGCGTGTTCCAGCCGGTGCTGAAGTTCCACCAGAGCTGGCTGTCCGCCGCGGGGGCGATCGTCGTCGGCCTCGGCTCGGCCTGGGGCGCCGCCTTCGTCGCCGCCCGGTTCGCGGCGAAGGCCCGGCCGGTCGAGGCGATGCGGGAGACCGCGGGCCCGGCCCGCTGGCTGACCGCGTTCCGGCTCTGGTGCGGGGTATCCAGCCTGGTCTGCGGCCTGGTGCTGGCGTACCTGACGATCACCGTGATGGACGGCCCGCTGGCCGCCAGCACGGCCGGACCGGCGGTGACACTGGTGGCGACCGCGGTGGCGTTGTTCTCGCCCGGCCTGACCAAGGCACTGGTCGCCGTGCTGCACCTGCCGGTGCGGGCGGTGTCCGGGCTGTCCGGCTACCTGGCCACGCTGAACGCCCGGGCGCGGTGGCTGCCGATGTCCGGCGCGGTCACCCCGATCATGCTGGCCACCGGGCTGGCGGTGTTCATGCTCTACTTCCAGACCACCCAGACCGAGGCGGCCCGGCAGGAGTACGACCAGGCGCTGGTCGCCGACGCCGTGGTCACCTCCGCCACCGGCGAGATCTCCGACGAGCTGGTCGGGCAGGTGGGCGGGACACCCGGCGTCGGCACCGCGTCGGCCTTCGTGACCAGCAAAGGGTACAACGAAAGCCCGTCGGACAGCTCGCAGGACGAGGACGGTGTCGAGCTGCACGGCGTCACCGCCGCGGCCGCCGCGCAGACCCGTCAGGGCGACGTCGTCTCCGGGCGGCTGGACGCACTGGTCGGCAACACGATCGCGCTGCCGGCGGATCGGGCGGAACGGCTCGGCTCGGGCGTCGGTGACGTCATCACCATGCGCCTCGGGGACGGCGCCAGCGTGCCGCTGGAGATCGTCGCGATCCTGCGCGCCCAGGCCGACTTCTCCACCGCGTTGATGCCCGCGAGCACGCTCGCGCCGCACACCACGGCGGGCGTGGTGACCCAGTTGCTGGTCACCGCCGCGCCCGGCACCGGCACCGACCAGCTCTCCGCCGCGCTGACCGCGTTTGCCGCGGACAAGCCGGGGCTGACCGTGGCCGACCGGTCCTCGCTCACCGAGGCCTACCTGGCCGAGGAACAGGCGAACGCCTGGGTCAACTACCTCATCGTGGGCCTGCTGCTGGTCTACGCGGCCATCTCCGTGGTGAACACGCTGGTGATGGCGACCGCGCACCGCCGCCGGGAGTTCGGCCTGCAGCGGCTCACCGGGGCCACCCGCGGGCAGGTGCTGCGGATGATCACCGTGGAGGCGCTGATGGTCGCCGCGATCGGGGGCCTGCTGGGCAGCCTGGTCGCCGCGTCGATGCTGGTGCCGTTCAGCGCGGCGGTGTCGGATAGCTGGCTCCCCGCGGGTCCATTGTGGATCTATCCGGCGGTGCTGGGGCTGGCGGTGCTGCTGACCGTGGTGGCCACGCTGGTCCCGGCGTGGCTCACCCTGCGCTCGCAGGCCTCGGCGGCCGTGCTCGCCGCCGAATAG
- a CDS encoding ABC transporter ATP-binding protein yields MRQHQGVPDAVRLLSVRKVHGKQRGVVALNGVTVGFGRGTFTAVMGPSGSGKSTLLHCAAGLDRPTSGSVLLGEQDLGGLSEIRLTTLRRDRIGFVFQAFNLLPALTVWQNVTLPLRLAGRKADRDTVTQVIDRVGLGDRHRHRPGELSGGQQQRVAIARALVTQPEVVFADEPTGALDTRAAREVLGLLREAKELAGQTIVMVTHDPVAAAYADRVLFLADGEVVGELLEPTADEVARRMTHLGAWADERPQDGPRLTGSVR; encoded by the coding sequence ATGCGGCAGCACCAAGGCGTACCGGACGCGGTCCGGCTCCTGTCCGTGCGGAAGGTCCACGGCAAGCAACGCGGGGTCGTCGCACTGAACGGGGTGACCGTCGGCTTCGGCCGGGGCACCTTCACCGCCGTGATGGGCCCGTCGGGCTCGGGCAAGAGCACGCTGCTGCACTGCGCGGCCGGCCTGGACCGCCCCACCTCCGGCTCGGTCCTCCTCGGTGAGCAGGACCTCGGCGGGCTCAGCGAGATCCGGCTGACCACCCTGCGCCGGGACCGGATCGGGTTCGTCTTCCAGGCGTTCAACCTGCTGCCCGCGCTGACCGTGTGGCAGAACGTCACCCTCCCGCTGCGGCTGGCCGGGCGCAAGGCCGACCGGGACACCGTCACGCAGGTGATCGACCGGGTCGGCCTCGGCGACCGCCACCGCCACCGCCCCGGCGAGCTGTCCGGCGGCCAGCAGCAGCGGGTCGCCATCGCCAGGGCGCTGGTCACCCAGCCGGAGGTCGTCTTCGCCGACGAGCCGACCGGCGCGCTCGACACCCGGGCCGCCCGCGAGGTACTGGGCCTGCTCCGGGAGGCGAAGGAACTGGCCGGGCAGACCATCGTGATGGTCACGCACGACCCGGTCGCCGCCGCCTACGCCGACCGGGTGCTGTTCCTGGCCGACGGCGAGGTCGTCGGCGAACTCCTCGAGCCGACCGCCGACGAGGTGGCCCGGCGGATGACCCACCTGGGCGCCTGGGCCGACGAGCGGCCCCAGGACGGGCCGCGGCTGACGGGATCGGTGCGCTGA
- a CDS encoding sensor histidine kinase, producing MTSSDSALRDGWTATLRGTALAGLALVELVLFVLVVFAGSLVGVGLGLLLLPPVVLTVQRVMNLQRNLALSWSGVRIPVPYLPDTGATTAVRRCHRLLGDRANWRDALWLLVDSCGGLLLTFTPLALMLHGLRGIAMPFLESSPDDAWLGNWYVVVPVVDQPTAWAAAALGIAHFPLALWLAPRLLRVHGRLAGLLLSPTENTRLTHRVQHLTETRGEAVDSQAGELRRIERNLHDGAQARLVAMGMTLDAASRIVDEHPEAAKSLMAEAKSSSAKALQELRDLVRGIQPPVLVDRGIADAIRTLAMENALRLETTIDLHGRPTPAVESAAYFTVSEVLNNAMKHSGAETGAIDVRHEAGRLLINISDHGRGGADPDLGTGLRGIERRLAPLDGFLTVLSPLGGPTMVAIEIPCDLITTD from the coding sequence ATGACGAGCAGCGATTCAGCGTTACGGGACGGCTGGACGGCCACCCTGCGTGGCACCGCACTGGCCGGGCTCGCGCTGGTCGAGCTGGTGCTGTTCGTGCTGGTGGTCTTCGCCGGTTCGCTGGTCGGCGTGGGACTGGGCCTGTTGCTGCTGCCACCGGTGGTGCTGACCGTCCAGCGGGTGATGAACCTGCAGCGGAACCTGGCGCTGAGCTGGTCCGGGGTGCGCATTCCGGTGCCGTACCTGCCGGACACCGGCGCCACCACGGCCGTGCGGCGCTGCCACCGGCTGCTCGGCGACCGGGCGAACTGGCGCGACGCGCTGTGGCTCCTGGTGGACTCGTGCGGTGGGTTGCTGCTGACCTTCACCCCGCTGGCGCTGATGCTGCACGGCCTGCGCGGGATCGCCATGCCGTTCCTGGAGTCCTCGCCGGACGACGCCTGGCTGGGAAACTGGTACGTGGTGGTGCCCGTGGTCGACCAGCCCACCGCCTGGGCCGCCGCCGCGCTCGGGATCGCGCACTTCCCGCTGGCGCTCTGGCTCGCGCCGCGCCTGTTGCGCGTGCACGGCAGACTGGCGGGGTTGTTGCTGTCCCCCACCGAGAACACCCGCCTGACGCACCGCGTCCAGCACCTCACCGAAACCCGCGGCGAAGCCGTCGACAGCCAAGCCGGGGAACTGCGGCGGATCGAGCGCAATCTGCACGATGGCGCGCAGGCTCGCCTGGTGGCGATGGGCATGACCCTGGACGCGGCCAGCCGCATCGTCGACGAGCACCCGGAGGCCGCGAAATCCCTGATGGCGGAAGCGAAGTCGAGTTCGGCCAAGGCGTTGCAGGAACTGCGGGACCTGGTGCGCGGCATCCAGCCGCCGGTGCTGGTCGACCGCGGTATCGCCGACGCCATCCGGACGCTGGCCATGGAGAACGCGCTGCGCCTGGAAACCACCATCGACCTCCACGGCCGCCCGACGCCGGCCGTGGAGTCCGCGGCGTATTTCACGGTCTCGGAGGTGCTGAACAACGCGATGAAACACTCGGGCGCGGAAACCGGCGCCATCGACGTCCGCCACGAAGCCGGCCGGTTGCTCATCAACATCAGCGACCACGGCCGCGGCGGCGCCGACCCCGACCTGGGCACCGGCCTGCGCGGCATCGAACGCCGCCTGGCCCCCCTGGACGGTTTCCTCACCGTCCTCAGCCCCCTGGGCGGCCCCACCATGGTCGCCATCGAAATCCCGTGCGACCTGATCACCACGGACTAG